From the Lolium rigidum isolate FL_2022 chromosome 2, APGP_CSIRO_Lrig_0.1, whole genome shotgun sequence genome, one window contains:
- the LOC124689654 gene encoding BTB/POZ and MATH domain-containing protein 3-like: MAFAGVSLIVDGKLCDSTSSPFDARADSGYHLLVVQGYSNTKGTTPNKSCISSRPFLVGGHRWIVKYYPNGKDDDDDNEEYMSLILESDDDVGGHEGVSQGIKVQYELSFIDQPELQVPTIIRRDNKYDIDVAMGYSTFMRNDALERSRHLKNDSFAIRHFSNLLLTKEGADITFEVGGKKFAAHRIVLAARSTVFKAQLFGAMDEGATAPSVLKINDIEANVFSTLLTFIYTDAVAWFILMEENEGDIEEGDYTEDNGAEGDNSENNGVEEEEKGGDMEDNVAKEEEEDNTVNNGAEEEEKGEVTHVLNLLEAAVHYDLQKLKIICEETLASYYLTIDSVADIIVVAERRGYCWLKDVCLEYIKSHTSVHKVFTADLLDQIIRTTSLSGLKELISKFRAS; encoded by the exons ATGGCTTTCGCTGGCGTGTCCCTCATCGTCGATGGTAAGTTGTGCGACTCCACCTCGTCGCCCTTCGACGCTCGCGCGGACAGCGGGTACCACTTGCTCGTGGTCCAAGGATACTCCAACACCAAAGGCACAACACCAAACAAGAGTTGCATCTCGTCTCGTCCTTTCCTGGTTGGTGGCCATCGCTGGATTGTCAAGTACTACCCAAATGGtaaggatgacgatgatgacaatGAGGAGTATATGTCGCTTATACTTGAGAGTGACGACGATGTGGGAGGACATGAAGGTGTCAGCCAGGGCATCAAGGTTCAGTATGAGTTAAGTTTCATTGATCAACCAGAGTTGCAGGTGCCAACGATCATACGTCGAGATAACAAATATGACATCGATGTTGCTATGGGCTACTCAACGTTCATGCGAAACGACGCTCTGGAAAGATCGAGACACCTTAAGAACGATAGCTTCGCCATCC GCCATTTCAGCAACCTTCTCCTCACAAAGGAGGGTGCCGACATTACGTTTGAGGTTGGTGGCAAGAAGTTCGCGGCGCACAGGATTGTGCTTGCAGCCCGATCTACGGTCTTCAAGGCACAGCTATTCGGCGCCATGGATGAGGGCGCTACTGCGCCAAGTGTCCTCAAGATAAATGACATCGAAGCAAACGTATTTAGTACGTTGCTTACCTTCATCTACACCGACGCAGTTGCATGGTTCATCCTAATGGAGGAGAATGAAGGAGATATAGAGGAAGGAGACTACACTGaggacaatggagcagaaggagacAACAGTGAGAACAATGGagtggaagaagaagagaaaggagGCGACATGGAGGACAATGTAGcaaaagaagaggaagaagacaacaCTGTGAACAatggagcagaagaagaagagaaaggagAGGTCACTCATGTGCTAAATTTGCTTGAAGCTGCGGTCCATTATGATCTCCAAAAGCTGAAGATAATCTGTGAAGAGACATTGGCCAGTTATTACCTAACCATAGACAGCGTGGCAGACATTATTGTGGTGGCTGAGCGGAGGGGATACTGCTGGTTGAAGGATGTGTGCTTGGAGTACATCAAATCCCACACGAGCGTGCACAAGGTATTCACCGCTGATTTGTTGGACCAGATCATCAGAACCACCAGCCTCTCCGGCCTGAAGGAGCTCATCTCCAAGTTTCGTGCTTCCTAA
- the LOC124686352 gene encoding E3 ubiquitin-protein ligase BOI-like, with product MEEHMFGGAWGSLPYPGSNANANENQFMFDAKAAPQQLQLFGSNAVGTSGYYNFNGNNNLSVMNQARKTGNYTVDEKQLKLQMSLNNYADGLACTGNSSVVSTGLKLSYEDNERNSCITSGSGSMSLTSTTPFVNDIMKEMEKGNKEIDHYFKIQMEQLSKRVKEMEQRRMVSFLASLERGVGKKLREKELEVEAMNRKSQELNEQIRQVSMQVQSWQSAAIYNESIASSLKSQLMQVVADHANRTREGCGDSEVESAAPGQKNDINAATPGGFFESSLLLRGKNVASGSGPAVAAACRWCGAKEAAVLVMPCRHLCLCVDCERVADTCPVCHFPKSGSVEINMS from the exons ATGGAGGAGCACATGTTCGGCGGCGCCTGGGGCTCGTTGCCCTACCCTggctccaacgccaacgccaacgAGAACCAGTTCATGTTTGATGCCAAGGCCGCCCCGCAGCAGCTGCAGCTCTTCGGGAGCAACGCtg TTGGCACCAGTGGTTATTATAACTTCAATGGAAACAATAACTTGTCTGTTATGAACCAAGCAAGAAAGACAGGCAACTATACAGTTGATGAGAAGCAGCTCAAGCTTCAGATGTCCTTGAACAACTATGCTGACGGGTTAGCATGTACTGGTAATTCAAGCGTTGTGTCTACAGGGCTGAAATTGTCCTATGAGGATAATGAGCGTAATTCTTGCATCACATCTGGTAGTGGAAGCATGTCTTTGACTAGCACAACGCCATTTGTCAATGATATCATGAAAGAAATGGAGAAAGGAAACAAAGAGATTGACCATTATTTCAAAATTCAG ATGGAACAACTCAGTAAGCGTGTGAAAGAGATGGAGCAGAGGCGGATGGTTTCCTTTCTGGCATCTCTGGAACGAGGAGTAGGAAAGAAGCTGAGGGAGAAGGAACTCGAGGTGGAAGCCATGAACAGGAAGAGCCAGGAGCTGAACGAACAGATCAGACAGGTCTCCATGCAAGTCCAGTCATGGCAGTCAGCGGCGATCTACAACGAATCCATCGCCAGCAGCCTGAAGAGCCAGCTGATGCAAGTGGTGGCTGACCATGCCAACCGCACCAGGGAAGGCTGCGGCGACAGCGAGGTGGAGAGCGCAGCGCCCGGCCAGAAGAACGACATCAACGCCGCCACCCCTGGAGGCTTTTTCGAGTCGAGCCTCCTCCTCAGAGGCAAGAATGTCGCTAGCGGCTCTGGGCCGGCGGTGGCAGCTGCTTGCAGGTGGTGTGGTGCAAAGGAGGCGGCGGTGCTGGTGATGCCCTGCCGCCACCTGTGCCTGTGCGTCGACTGCGAGAGGGTCGCTGATACCTGCCCCGTGTGTCACTTCCCCAAGAGTGGTAGCGTCGAGATAAACATGTCTTAA